From the genome of Primulina huaijiensis isolate GDHJ02 chromosome 11, ASM1229523v2, whole genome shotgun sequence:
aaaagatacaTATCAGATTTCACGTAATAAAGTAGTCTattgaaaataataagaatatttTAAACCTTATGTCTAATAAATTTTACGTTACATtgtgatatatttaatttgttcatatgtttcatgaaaaaaattatttttattcaaaaagttttacttttatttataaatatgaaccgattttttttgttgttgtaaatGTGGACTTAGTCAACCCGTCTTACATATATAAAttcgtgaaactgtctcacatAATACTTACTCAACAAACATATGGATAGTTCCAAATGTgtccaaaaaaattttaattagcaaATGATCATTGCATTAATTATAtttaccaactgaaactgacCCTAAAGTAAGATGCTCAATATTATACAGTTAGAACAATAAATCTCATAAGTAAATATGAGAATATtatctaaataatttttttttgaaattaaactATCAGGAATTAAATCGGATTATCCCCAGCTACAATGTTAATAAGCCACAAAGGAGCATCACCAAGAAGTcatttgataggatcgattgtGGGACAAACATTGAGTTAcgatagctcggttcttgaaataataaatgccgatgaattaaattgagtttaGTTTTCAAACCAAGTAGAAGAAACGAAAAATAATATATCGTAAAAATcgataacattttaaaaaataaaaaaatatgtaagttGAATGTATAAACactttggttgaagcattttatcaaacatttggTATGTAATATTTGTGTATTTGAAGAAGACATAGAACGCTTCAACAATGCATTTTAAAAACAGTAGCAATAagcaaatgaaataaaataaagatgcataaatttgtttatagatgttcgaaGAATAACaactcatacgtcaccccttcttccgcCAAAGAAGATATAActtgaagactttgatttatacaactcttgtacaaacccatttcaaCTTATGACTTATCTCTTACCTAATTGAAACTTCTAGCATACTGGATTGTAGACGTCAACCTCACAATCTGCATAATATTTAATATCTCTTATGTACAGACTATAATCACAATCTTGTattgtctttgtgtgaagacttaTTCATCTAagctttgaagttcaactctcatGTATATATGTGAATGATTATATGTGACGACTTAATCCTTTATGGTGTATGTATATCTCAAATATGTCCTCACATTGGGCTTGctcttatttttgttaatttcttCATGTAGGTTGCacatgctttgaatccccttccaaagcttgtatttgatcttcaatatgttgtatttatatcctccaacaatgatataaaCGTTTGAAACAATAATATGATCGggaagtttctgtactgtttctgatatTGAAACGATCATATTCGAGTTGTTGAATATTTGCTGAATTTGATCGCTGCTGAACTTTGAGGTACTAAATTCATTTtgctgattttgggctctagtGGATGCAATAGCTACTGCTTACATCGGATACTGGTTATCAGTAGTCATCTCTACTGGTTTGGGCACTGTTGCATTTCGGGTCTACTGCTTTTCAGCACTCATTATTTCAGCATTATTGATTTCAATAGCCATATTTCTTACATATAACTCTTGATTCATTGCCTTCTGAGCAATGCGatgaacatgaaagttgtagtccTTTCTTCTTATCTTTCCATAGAATCAATAATCATTGAATTTAGAGATTGTACAAGAGGGATATGCTCGTAAAACTAAATTGCACCATTGATTAAGCTCTACTGAGTTTTAGTGTTGAACCAGTAATTTCAATGCGAATGTTCGTCAACTTATACTATGATTCAGATCTCGACTTCtcaatatgattttaaattttttgaatggGTTGTTTAACCATTTTTTCGGCTTTTCATTTGAATCAGTGAGATATGAGATACCATTAAAATACTTCTGCTCGTCAGATTTTCATCTTTgctgattttgaattttagcaTCCAAAACTTTCAACTTGAACACGTAACtacacacttgagtaaatatgttagaaacacaatagaaatttttgttatcatcaaaatcaagattgttggAATTCTGAAACCTaacaattttatcttttttatgatcacaaaacttgaataAACTATGATTTCATTCAGCATATTTCTCCCCCTTTTGTGTtaataaaaaagatatttttttaaaataatgcaaactTAAAGTTTATCTCCCCCTCAGTATTTAAAACTAATATCTCCCTATAATTTTGAAAgtttaaaattgataaaagtAGAAGGATGACTAACAAAATTTCTCCATAGCCTATTTTCTGTGGCAATACATATTgtctaattttaattattaaattgcttTGTTTTTACATGAATAGGATGAAAATTTTATACTGTTACGATTCTCTATAAGTCTAGTTTGCAATGCAACAGTTTGTCATTTGGATACtcgagtaaaaagttatgtcgTTTTTCCCAAAGTTGCATCAAATTGCTCGAAAATTCaactatgtatatatatgttaaaaaaatcagaaaatgagCAAATTTTAAGATAAAATCGCTTTCAAATGCTCTTTAAAAaacaacccgctctgatacAAATTGATATGATCGATTAAGGGACAAACATCGAGCTACAATAGttcgattcttgaaatattaaataccggtgaattaaattgagttttgttttcaaacaaaGCAGAAGACACTAAAAATAATCTATCGTAAAAatcgattaaacattttgaaaaacattcaaaagatatgcaagttcaaTGTGTAAAAACGTTTTGgttgaaaaattttattaaacatttagtatgtaatattttgatatttgaagaacacataaaatgtttcaacaatgcatcttaagAACATTagcaataaataaatgaaataaaataaagattcaCAAATTTGCTTATGGATgttcagaaaataaaaactccTACGTCATCACTTCTTCCATCTAGGAAGGCACTAgaaaaatttgatttatacaactcttgtaCAAATTCATTTCAACTTATGACTCATCTCTTACCAAATTGAAACTCCTAACACAATCAATTGTAGGCCTCCACCTCGAAATCTGCTCAATCTTTAACGTCTCTTATGCTAAGACAgcaaacacaatctttaatatCTTTGTGTTAAGATTCGCTCATCTAAACTTTGAAACTCATATCTCATGTATATATGTAAGTGATTGTGTGGGGATTTAATCCTTTATAGTGtatgtatatttcaaatatatcatcACACTTGAAATTGCTCTCATTCTAGCTAATTTCTTCATGTAAGCTtctcatgctttgaatcctcttctAAAGCTTGTATTtcatttttaagttgttgtatTTATAACTTTCAACAATGATATGAACATTTGAAACAAAAATATGAGCGTTGAGAAAGTTTATGTATTGTTTCTGATATTGAAACGATTATTATTCGTGCTGCTGGCTATTTGCTGAATTTGGCTATTGTTGAATTATTACCGGCGGTGAATTTTGTGGTGCTGAATTCAGTCtgctgattttgggcactactaGATACAATAGCTAAAGGTTGCAGCAGCTACTAGTTACAACGACTATTGGTTTTCAATAGTCATCTCTACTGGTTTGTGCTCTGCTCTGTTTATAGATCTACTGCTTTTCATCACTCATGATTTCAACACTATTGATTTAGGTAGCCATGGTTCTTACTTATAACTCTTGATTCGTAGTTTTCTGGGCAGAGtgatgaacatgaacatgaacattgtacctttgtttttttaatctttccaTAGAATAACAAATCACTCAATTTAGAGCTTGTACAAGAGAGAGATAGGCTCAAAACACTCAGTTGCAATAGAGATTATGCTCTGAAGATAATGGAAGATGATGTCAGAAGACAAGAGATAGTGGAATaccattattttttactttagtGACCTTATcactatttatttttataaagtattGTATTATTTGCTTTTATAAAGCATTGTACTTTTTATTTAGAGATGGAATCCGAGGTTTCATGTCCAGTTCTTCTTTCTATAtatagattgtattgtgctCTTAGAAAAGCACGGTTGAATTTGCTTCCCTCTATTCCTTCTCCgtaaacaacccttcttaagaaattaaataaaagtcttCAAGTTCTTGATACAAACTTGTAAGTTTgctttattgtttttattttttgttttattttttgtttttaattttttatttcataaattagtCAGAATGACAGGCTAAATCATTACCTTATTATGAcatgatctatatttatttgtaacttgaaattttaatgaaataataaaaaatttatttaagttttggaattttgatttaatataagGGTTTTTGGTTAAAACATAAGGTAAGAGATAAACCAAGAAATGGTAAACACAAGGTTCAAGTTTAACcatgaaacataaattcatgttATAGCCCTTCAGTCTGCTTAGCCGAGAAATGTCGTCTAAAGCgtttatgggtgattttttttatgcatttatgtTTCTGAGGTAGACCTCAGTAAAATCCTACgttatttaatttctttggtatatctctaataaatctttttatgttttgtaaaaatatcatagattaaccttatattaattattattctaAAGCTTAAATGCTTTAGCTCAATTTGAATCAAGCCTCATATaactataattataattaattaataattattataatacttatgtaattataatataatttaagaaACAATTGTaacattaatattatattattagatgtgacaataataataatagttattatttaaataattaaaattataattattatattaattgaataatgaaaatatttgtaatataataataatgctAATAATCATGTACGTTTAATAATGAATTATTATTGTTTCtaaaaagaaatattattatcaataatcataattacattaattatatagaatatttgttaaaataaaaaaaataattgcatattacataaatatatttgagatattataaaatatataagaatAATTTGATCTTAacagatatttaaataatatcataaaaaataaagtgaGGTTATCCAATCTTTTTTCACAATACAGGTTGTATAATTAAGCTGttctttcaaaaaatttacataacgaAATTCCCAAACTTATACACCGTAAACTCTAAAACAACTTATAAACTCTGTCTTAATTCAGATTTTAGTTGATAATTCCACTGGGAAAATCATAGTAATCCTCTGTTGGATATCATTAACGATATCCCTTTACATGGTAATGGATTTCCGGACGATCAACGCTTCATAGGCCCAAAGCATACGATCATTACTCCTATAACAAAAAAGAGTCCATTCGGATCAGCTTCTCATTTATGGTTTGTTGGTAGAGTGATATTCATATGATTGATGTTTGATATGTATTTTGAATAACGGATCACGATCATTCATTTATACATTATGACGATTGAATGAATGATCGTGATTTATTCACTCAGCACACATGTCATTTGTTGAGTGAATAATGACATTACACATATGATATGTGATAGTATAAATAAAATCATGATATAATATCATGTTCTGCGTGGATAATGACATTACTCGTATGACACAGTAATAATACGAAGAAGTAATTGATTGTCAATGACTGGACTCGTTTTCCGaacattaaataataaaaaacacaCCGGTTACTAAATACGATTTCTGAACATTTCTCAAAAGCTACTGTACATtggaaatattaaatatatattttaaagtttccaATTTCTAACTTTTGGTGTTTTGTGAATTTTCAAACCAAAAATCATTAGTTTGTGTATGGATCTGAGATGACGATATTTCATTTGCTTAGatggataaatttgaaataaaattcaaattcactCAATATCAAATTATACAATTTCAATAGATTTTGTCAAATCCAcccaagaaaaattttatttgaaattcatccatCAAATCTTTTCATGATATAATACACGGTGATTCTCCACCTCACCATAATCTATTTTATGAAGTAATATAGAAATTGGCGAGGAATGGAGAAAAACCATAGATGACAACCAATGGCCCCAATCGTTTTTGTTACATGCAACAACATATCACAATCCGAGATTGAAGTGATAAAAGTACAGGTGCTAAGTTTCCTTTGTCGAAGGGGCTTTCTTAGCAGCCTCAGCAGCGGCTTTTTCAGCTTCAATTTCAGCAACAACGGCATCAATTTCAGCTTCTTCAAGCTGCCGCAGTCCCGTTTCTTTAGTCATCACCGCCACTTCAATGTTTTTTCCGCCACTCTCGACAACCTTCAATCCCATAACAAACATGCCCAAAAAATAGGGAATTACACTCCAAAACAACCAGAGCAAAAGCCGTGTTTCACAGAATCAAGTAGCAGAAAGCAAATTTCAGTGATAGGTAAAAGTACAACAAGTAACTGCCACTCCCCTTTCAGTCCATCATTTCACAACAAGAACCACCTCTGTGGAGCAACCAGAGAGAGGACAGAGTATAGCCTATAGGTGTTATTTGTAAGATAAATGTAATTGTAAACAAAATTGATATCTTTATCTAGTTGAGTTTTTTGTATACATAAATGTTAAACAAGGAAATGTACCAGCACAATCTTTTGAAGTGCAGCAAGGGATATATCATGAACGTAGCTCACAAGTTTCAGCAATTAGACTTCTAGGAAACATGCCACTTATGAAAAGGCATTAAATCATCAGAACCAGATAATCAATCAGGTATAAATAGAGTAGCATCATCGTTTcctatcaaaaaataaaatatgcatTCACACATAGTATTATTTGAGTAGTATAAATGATACAAGCAAAGCCCAAGAAATTTAGCAGGGGATCGATCATACAAGACCACCAAACTAATTGGAAACAACGTAATGGGTATGCGACTCCCTATAGAAGCTGTCAAGTGCTCGTCAGGTTCTTTCTAAGATAACAATCTTCACAGAAGAGGAAGATCATCAAGCTTCGTAACCTATTTTCAAGTTTCAAGGCAGTTTATAGTGAAAACATTCCTAGCAATACTCATGGAACAAATAGCTAGAAATAGAATCTCCCAAATCTATTACGCCATCCGTTGTTGaggaaaaacaaaaattcaacCTTGACAGTGTGTTTTAAAGGAGGTACAAGATATCCTCCAAACATATAGATAAATAGTTCTGTGGGGATGGTTCTTGCAAAACCAAATCCTGGTAACAGATGAACAATATGCAGTCCCACAAAATTCTATGGGATAAAAAATGGATTAATTTGCACCCTACAGCTGTTTCAATGGGGTTCTTCAATTTAGAGCGGATTTAAATTATCCCTGCTGTTGGAAACACAAGTATAAGACCTATCCTATAATATCATAGAATATAGGATGCCACACTTGGAAACTTTAAACTAGACAGTAGTAATAGAATGAATCCATAAAACTATCAAAGATTGGGAAAAGTAGCAAGTATAACACAATCTAGCCTAAATAACGATATGAACAGAAGACTgtaagattataaatatgaagTCATGCCAAAATGAATAATTTACCTCTAGTAAAGCACGAATGGCTAACTTCACCGTCTCTTGCCCAGATGTTTCCTTGTAATTCTTCTCCAAGAACTCCCGTATAGAGTTTGAGTTCCTCCCAGTGGCATTTGCTTTCCATGCAGAAAATGTCCCAGATGGATCTGTCTGATAGAGTGATGGAGTAGCTGTGTGTGGATCAAACCCAATAATCAATGTTGAGAGGCCAAAAGGTCTCACACCACCACTTTGTGTGTACTTTTGCTGAAGCCCAGCAATGTACCGAGTGATGTATTCGACTGTCACGGGATCCTCAATAGTAAGCTTATGGCTCTGGCATTCAATACGCGCCCTGTTGATGAGGACACGAGCATCTGCTTTTAGTCCAGCGGACGCCAATGCAATGTGATCATCTAAATTCACAATCTTCCTCTCAGATCTGAAAGATGCAAGCAGAAAAAGAACTTTCAATCTTATACGCTTCAAAGCACATGGATAGCAATTCTCCATCAATGACAAGACAAATAAGATAAATTAAAGAACTTCAGAGACTATTTAATGGTCATAATCAAGAAAAATTAGCCATTTGAGTTACATATAAGCTGAGACTTGGGAGGTGAAGCATGATcagttaagaaaaaatatttttttgtcctATATTCTCTAAAAATATTTCGAAAACTGAATGAAGCTACGGACAGTTTAATGTAAATAATAACTTCAAGCGTTATGTCAATTTCACTACTTCTCATTACTTTCTCAAGAGCCTGGCTAATTTAAAAAGGTTCCCTCGTAGAGGATTTAATTCTTTCAACAATATTACCATTTTACGGTTAATTTCGAATTGGAAAGTCGCAGCAAATCACCTTAAACACATCATTTCCACCCCAGACACCTAAAATCTCAAGCATACACATTTTGTTCGTCTAATCTAAACCACAAAATCATCAggaacaaaaaaaatatcaaacttaTAATCCAAAATTGTTTGCAAATCTgtgaaaattaaatcatatgaCCTAGAATCCTGAAGCTTAGGAGTAGACTTTTTCTCGATGGCAAGCACGATGGTGTCAACGCCTCGAACACCTACGACGGCGTTACCTTTACGAACGGCTTCGAGGGCGTATTCCACCTGGAAAAGGTGGCCGTCCGGCGAGAACACCGTTATTGCTCTGTCGTAGCGCGTTTTCACTGTTCTTCACGTGTGCTGCTGCGATTAGTAGCGCCGATCTTCCGAATAAGGAATTTGAACTCTATACTGGGATCGAACTTGCTCGACACGAAAAGCAGCTGGGGTAGGTTATGGGCCCGCGGCTCATTTTGGAAAGACTTGGGCCCACGTGGTAATTTGATTTTCGAGcccattaaaaatataaaactttgGATCTTTGATCCCATTAGAGTTGGGTGAGGTCGTATCAAGGCCTGTAAGGTTGTAACCTTCATTGAAGTGTGTTTCTAAATGAGTTGAGAATTCAATAATTCAAAAAGGGTCCAACCCACTTTGGTCCAAAACTTCGGATTGGTTTGCTTTCGATTTTCGAAATACCGATCTAAAAACCAAATCACAATATATATTAACACAAAAATTCATACGAAAGTGTTTCACGaatcaattttataaaacaaatcTATTACCCGATccgatctatgaaaaaatattattttttatgtaaaaattattattttcgcTCCATGTACGGGCCTGAGTCGATCCCTCTCGAATATAGATCAATGAAACTATTTCATAAGAGTCATACTCATATATTTATGTCTGTCTATAAGCATTGTGTGCTTATACAATCAATTTCTTTTTATACAAGCATTCTTGtcaaaaaaataagataaaaaattaaatttgaaaaatttaaatcaaagtCAATATAagaaacaaatttaatttttccagcgaaaaaaatcaaaaagataaaaaaaaaacatattaaaaatactaatttatcTCTATTAAGTCCAACCTTAATATACAAAATAAGATATTTTAACCGTGAAGCAACTATTAAAGTTATTAGCATGTTTTTTGTGAAAATCTTACAtatctttatccgtgagacgagTGTCAATcttgtccatatttacaattataagtaatacttttagtttaaaatttttttttatgagctACCCAAATAAGATagttgtctcacaaaattgaatcgtgagaccgtctcacaaaagatttCGTGTAAAATTATTATACATCTAAAATCCTCTAATACGAggtagtgaaataataatatataaaaatcccgATTTGGGGTAACAATTAAGTGTCCCTGGAATGTGCGACCTCATGCCAATCCAATACGTCCAAATAGCCATGAAGTTTAGTGATAGCTAGCGAAATGCCAAAAAGTATGAGTTTGGACAattattctataaaaatattttatagttaaaaaataatatgttttgattttcaTTATTGTCTTCATgtctaaaaatatcaaaaaaatacatttaaattgTTCTTTAAAAACTATACTTgagtaacatttttttttaaaaatatattaaaaaatgttttaCAAAAACATTATCCAAACAGTTTTTTCCacatataaaacaataaaaatattttttaaatatttgtacaATAACCAGAATTTTATTTTCACGCATATTTTTCTCTTCAAATTTTGACCACCACACTCACCGATCGCCCCCGTCTAATATATAACATCTGCATTAATATCATTCGTAGTCTCAAGTCTTCCACCATTAAGTGGACTCGTGAAATCACCACACGATCCAATTTCGGGCATGTGCAAGGGTAGTGAAATATAAACAAGTACTTTATATctatatatcttttttttttttttgggagtaTCCTAAACTAGGGATAGGAGGGATTCGATCCGAGTTCTTACACTAGGAATGCCAGGGTGAAACCATTGGCCTGTTGCCCGGTTTCCTATATATCTAAGTAGATGCATGGCTGCTTACTGAAGTGTTCTTTCTAACTGATGTTTGATGTTATGACAACATAGATTTTAAGGTGTGCCTCCACTTCTAGTGCAAAGTTTTGGCCCAAAAAACCAAATCTATGCACATAATTCAATACCCAAATCTTCAAcaaattaaagattaattatatattataccACAAATCACAAAACTCTTGGCTTCAATACCCTTATTTGGCTGATATATGGATAGTGGAAGTTGAATCGGACAAGCATTATTTCTGAAGAATCATCAAGAAAATGAATTGGGAGAGTGCTGTTGCACGCTAATTCTCCTTCACACGAGGTCATTTCAGGCTGTGACTCCACTTCACTAAATACGTGCAGTTCAAACTGGCTATGGTACACAATAATTTTCGAtttgcaagaaaaatataatCTTGGTTTATTTCTGGGATAGAGACCCTTCCACTTCCCATTTTTGTATTGTATATTGCCAACTTCATCAAATTAATCATGATAGTTataacaatatattaaatagtAAGCATGCGCGTTGTTTGTGTAACATAAATCCCACAAACGTTGACGCCCTATTTCCGGCCTCCATCTTCGATCACTGGTATTCTAGCCACTACAAATATTGCCACGATCCTAATGCTATAAAACCCCCACTAGCTAATCCTTTCCCAATCAAGCATACGATCTCTTCGGACTATACAGCTTGTTTTACATTCTAAACCAAAAAATCAATCATGTTGCCAAGAAGTCGA
Proteins encoded in this window:
- the LOC140987776 gene encoding proteasome subunit alpha type-7-like, coding for MEAGNRASTTVKTRYDRAITVFSPDGHLFQVEYALEAVRKGNAVVGVRGVDTIVLAIEKKSTPKLQDSRSERKIVNLDDHIALASAGLKADARVLINRARIECQSHKLTIEDPVTVEYITRYIAGLQQKYTQSGGVRPFGLSTLIIGFDPHTATPSLYQTDPSGTFSAWKANATGRNSNSIREFLEKNYKETSGQETVKLAIRALLEVVESGGKNIEVAVMTKETGLRQLEEAEIDAVVAEIEAEKAAAEAAKKAPSTKET